From the genome of Schaalia odontolytica:
GTCCTTCATGAACACGAGGTGCGTCGCGTAGCGGAATGCCAGATGCAGGTCATGCAGGACGGCAACGACCGTCACGCCATCCCTATGGAGGCGCTGCGCCAAACGCAGGACTTCCAGCTGGTGATTGAGGTCGAGATACGTCGTTGGCTCATCAAGGAGCAGAATATCCGTCGCCTGGGCAAGAGACATCGCGATCCACACGCGCTGACGCTGTCCACCCGACAGCTCGCCGACGCGTCGCCCCACCAGGTCGGCGACCCCAGCGTCCTTCATCGCGCGAGCCACCGCCTCGTCGTCCTCAGTGCTCCACTGATGGAGCACCGACTGATAGGGATAGCGGCCACGAGCAACCAAATCCTCGACAAACATGTCGCCCGGAGCAACCGACGACTGAGCAAGCAAACCCAATCGACGCGCAAGAGCCTTCTGATTCATGTCGGCAACGCTTCGTCCATCCAGCGCAACCGCACCGCGTCGCAGGCCGAGCACGCGGGCCAGCGAACGCAGGAGCGTCGACTTTCCGCAGGCGTTCGGGCCAACGATGACGGTCAGTTCGCCTGGCAGGACATCCAGAGAAAGTCCTTCGAGGATCGGGGCATTTTTTCCATAGCCGACAACAATGTCCCGAGCACTCAGCCCACTGCACACAGCGTTCTCACTCACGATCTCACCTCACGAATCAACAACCAGAGAAGGTAGACGCCTCCAACAACGCCCGTCACGACGCCAACGGGAAGCTCGGCCGGAGCGACGAGCCTCTGTGCGCACACGTCTGAGACCAGCACAAGTAGAGCACCAACGAGGGCGGACGATGTAAATCCGACTCCCCCGCCGCCACACAGCCGGTGCGCGACATGAGGAGCGGCGAGAGCAACAAAAGCAACAGGCCCCGCCACCGATGTTGCGGATGCGACGAGTAGGATCGCGACGACGATAAGGAGCATACGGGTGCGACGTACTCGCACGCCAAGCCCCGTCGCAACGTCGTCGCCCATCGCGACGAGACCGAGGGGCACCGCGAAGACGGCGCACACCACAACGACAGCACCGATCACGATCAGCAAAGGCATCAGACGCGTGATAGTGACGCCGGAGAATGAGCCGGCACTCCAGAGCTGGGCACGCTGCGCTGCTTCCAGCGGAGCCTTGACGATCAGCAGCGAATTGACAGCACGCAACGCCGCCGAGCAGCCAATGCCGACGAGCACGACGCGAATACCCGTGACTCGCATACCACCCGCGCATGCGAGAATGACCGCACCCGAAACGAGTCCGCCGAGCAACGCCCCCACCCCAGTGACCGTGGGGCTCGAGCCCAGGATGATGATCGCAATCAGGGCGCCGGTCGCGCACCCCGTCGACAGACCGACGATGTCAGGGCTACCGAGCGGGTTGCCCGAAATCGTCTGGAAGATACGCCCGGCGATTCCAAGCGCTGCGCCGACAGCAATCGCTGCGAGCATGCGCGGCAGGCGCACCGACTGTACGAAGTAGACACCCAGGAAATCGTCCCGGGGCCCGCCGTCTCCCAGAAGACGACGGAACGAGTCACCGGCACTGAGTCCGTAGTCCCCCAGAGTCAAAGAATAAACGGCTAACGTGGCGAGGAGAATAAATCCGATGAGCACGACGGCGGCGCTGCGCCGGTGCACGCGCACCGACAAACGGCGCAGCGAAACGGTCTTGTAGCGCGAGGGAGCTGGCGTCATGACATGCCCTTTCCGCGCGCGCCCAGGATGAAGAACGGAGCACCAATCAGAGCGACGATGACACCCACGGGAACCTCGGACGGGGCGAGCACGAGGCGTGAGACGACATCAGCACCGCACACCCAAGCGGCTCCGACCACGATAGACCAGAGGGCAATGGCGCCCTGTCGGGCTCCGACAACACGCCGCACCATGAGCGGCACCGCGAGGCCGACGAACGTGAGGGGCCCACCCAGAGCAGTCGCTCCCCCAGCCAGTGCCGTCACTGCGACAACCCCGAGCACACGGATGAGTCGCACACGCACTCCGAGGCTTACCGCGGCGTCGTCGCCGAGTGCAAGGACACCCAGTGCCGATGTAATGAGAAGCGCAACCACTGCGCCGACGGCGATCACTGCACCCGCGCTCGCCACCGAGGCCATGTCAACGCCTTCCAATGATCCCGATGCCCAGTATCGGAATTCGTTGAACGCAAACTGGTTCGCGGCGAGAACAGCCTGAGTGAGTGATGCAAGAGCGGCCGATACAGCAATGCCTGCCAGAGCAAGGCGCGATCGGGATCCTCCCCCGCTACCGGAAATAGCGAAGACGAGACCGGCGGCCACCCCCGCGCCGACGAGCGAAGCGCCGAGCGTCGCCGCGCGGGTGGCGACGCCACTCGCAGCCGTCACCGTTACAACAAGGAAAGCAGCACCGGCATTGATGCCGAGTACCCCAGGATCGGCGAGAGGATTTCGCGTCATCGCCTGCATGATGGAACCTGCCAGCCCCAGCGCCCCGCCGATCACGAGCGCGGCGACGGTGCGAGGAACACGCAGTTGCGTGACCACCTGTGCGTCCTGGCTGGCTCCGCCGTTCACGAGCGCATCCCACACCACGTCGGGAGCAATCTGGCGCGACCCCAGAGCAAGGGACGCGAGGGTGACGAGGACAAGCGCCAGCGTCGCCACTGCGCAGGCAATGGCGACGCTGGTGATGCGACGTGTCGTCATGTTAGGTCATCGACCCGGTGTGTTTGTCCATCGACCTCAGGAGGCCGGGACAAACTGGGCCTCGATACTCGAGATGATACCGTCCATGAGGAGGTAACCACCGGTGGAGGTCCAGAGGGACCCGTCGACGGGAATGACGTGGTTCGCCTGGACGGCGCCGAGGGAGTCGAAACCGACGGTGTTCTTCGCCTCTTCGAGGGCAGCGGCCGAGGCCTCGACGCCCGTGTTACCACCGGCGGAGGGGTTATTCACCGAGGCCTTGCCCAGCGTGCCGAAGAAGATCCAGTCGGCGTCGATCTGATCGATGTTTT
Proteins encoded in this window:
- a CDS encoding FecCD family ABC transporter permease, giving the protein MTPAPSRYKTVSLRRLSVRVHRRSAAVVLIGFILLATLAVYSLTLGDYGLSAGDSFRRLLGDGGPRDDFLGVYFVQSVRLPRMLAAIAVGAALGIAGRIFQTISGNPLGSPDIVGLSTGCATGALIAIIILGSSPTVTGVGALLGGLVSGAVILACAGGMRVTGIRVVLVGIGCSAALRAVNSLLIVKAPLEAAQRAQLWSAGSFSGVTITRLMPLLIVIGAVVVVCAVFAVPLGLVAMGDDVATGLGVRVRRTRMLLIVVAILLVASATSVAGPVAFVALAAPHVAHRLCGGGGVGFTSSALVGALLVLVSDVCAQRLVAPAELPVGVVTGVVGGVYLLWLLIREVRS
- a CDS encoding FecCD family ABC transporter permease, whose amino-acid sequence is MTTRRITSVAIACAVATLALVLVTLASLALGSRQIAPDVVWDALVNGGASQDAQVVTQLRVPRTVAALVIGGALGLAGSIMQAMTRNPLADPGVLGINAGAAFLVVTVTAASGVATRAATLGASLVGAGVAAGLVFAISGSGGGSRSRLALAGIAVSAALASLTQAVLAANQFAFNEFRYWASGSLEGVDMASVASAGAVIAVGAVVALLITSALGVLALGDDAAVSLGVRVRLIRVLGVVAVTALAGGATALGGPLTFVGLAVPLMVRRVVGARQGAIALWSIVVGAAWVCGADVVSRLVLAPSEVPVGVIVALIGAPFFILGARGKGMS
- a CDS encoding ABC transporter ATP-binding protein, whose product is MSENAVCSGLSARDIVVGYGKNAPILEGLSLDVLPGELTVIVGPNACGKSTLLRSLARVLGLRRGAVALDGRSVADMNQKALARRLGLLAQSSVAPGDMFVEDLVARGRYPYQSVLHQWSTEDDEAVARAMKDAGVADLVGRRVGELSGGQRQRVWIAMSLAQATDILLLDEPTTYLDLNHQLEVLRLAQRLHRDGVTVVAVLHDLHLAFRYATHLVFMKDGEIVAQGAPRDVVTADLIERVFSVPCRIIDDPETGSPLVIPTR